In the genome of Drosophila pseudoobscura strain MV-25-SWS-2005 chromosome 3, UCI_Dpse_MV25, whole genome shotgun sequence, one region contains:
- the Dhit gene encoding regulator of G-protein signaling 17 yields MSCTISELPSGCRLRGGMTASTPQSAANNGANGGGNGNGNNGNGNGNGNGNGNGGGGSESAVSVSVSVGGGGVTAASATSNVLQESNAATLQRPQSQKPCCFCWCCCCSCSWGKCLAIKNADENAPTKRDLANSEFLDGEQPTLEEIRSWGKSFDKLMKSSAGRKVFQNFLRSEFSEENILFWLAVEDLKKENSAEVVEEKARLIYEDYISILSPREVSLDSRVREIVNRNMIEPTTHTFDEAQIQIYTLMHRDSYPRFLNSQKFKTLAQMQDNSNAGSKAESPT; encoded by the exons ATGTCCTGTACCATTTCGGAGCTGCCTAGTGGGTGTCGACTGCGCGGCGGAATGACTGCATCCACACCACAGAGCGCTGCTAACAATGGCGCCAATGGCGGGGGCAATGGCAACGGAAACAACGGtaacgggaatgggaatgggaatggcaacggcaacgggggagggggcagcGAAAGTGCCGTTTCCGTGTCCGTGTCAGTTGGGGGCGGCGGCGTCACGGCAGCCAGTGCCACCTCGAATGTGCTGCAAGAGTCGAATGCGGCAACGTTGCAGCGGCCGCAGTCGCAGAAGCcgtgctgcttctgctggtgttgctgctgttcctgctcctg GGGAAAATG TCTGGCCATCAAGAATGCCGATGAAAATGCGCCCACAAAGCGTGATCTCGCTAATTCCGAATTCCTAGACGGCGAACA ACCCACATTGGAGGAAATCCGTAGCTGGGGCAAGAGCTTTGACAAGCTGATGAAGAGCTCAG CTGGTCGAAAGGTATTCCAGAACTTCCTGCGCAGCGAATTCAGTGAGGAGAACATATTGTTCTGGCTGGCCGTCGAGGACCTCAAGAAGGAGAACAGCGCCGAGGTGGTCGAAGAGAAGGCGCGCCTGATATACGAGGACTACATCTCGATCCTGTCGCCGAGGGAGGTGTCGCTGGACTCGCGGGTGCGCGAGATCGTCAACCGTAACATGATCGAGCCCACGACGCACACCTTCGACGAAGCTCAAATACAGATCTACACTTTAATGCACAGAGACTCATATCCGAG ATTCCTAAACTCTCAAAAGTTCAAGACACTCGCTCAAATGCAAGACAATTCGAATGCCGGCTCTAAGGCGGAAAGTCCCACTTAG